In the genome of Girardinichthys multiradiatus isolate DD_20200921_A chromosome 7, DD_fGirMul_XY1, whole genome shotgun sequence, one region contains:
- the LOC124871640 gene encoding heat shock 70 kDa protein 12A-like, which produces MEALNVFKLVLRFLKDDALKTINVHPEGGKFTASNFTWVLNVPAVWKDSAEGFMVEAAIQAGLVTEDTKGKLMLVLEPEAALTWCLKLPSDGFFTQNHSRDSQDPSPGPTDAGTSCNDPPGSQVAVHFEKEPEETKVLLETQNRDGKRYLVVDCGDETIDFTVLDVLEGGTLKKLQEASREDLGGRTVDRKFKQFLREIFSDGVWKEYERNFSSEVQKMMYDFIRLKQVDEDVQISCSDNLREQAQKKKEIETFFVSVEGASWDEGVIRITREKLRSFFDYRLQGITKSLREELQKVLNIGSIVLVGGFAESQILRQHITDQFGPQCKVLCPLRPQEAVLKGAVELGRNPKLVSSQKKGPACLNWFS; this is translated from the exons ATGGAGGCCctgaatgtttttaaactaGTTCTGAGATTCCTGAAGGACGAtgctctgaaaaccatcaaCGTTCATCCAGAAGGTGGAAAGTTCACAGCCTCTAACTTCACCTGGGTGTTGAATGTTCCTGCCGTCTGGAAGGATTCAGCTGAAGGGTTCATGGTAGAAGCTGCTATTCAG GCTGGTCTTGTAACAGAAGACACTAAAGGCAAACTGATGTTGGTTCTGGAACCAGAAGCAGCTTTGACCTGGTGTTTGAAGCTTCCATCTGATGGTTTCTTCACACAGAACCACAGCAGAGACTCACAGGATCCATCTCCAGGACCAACAGATGCTGGTACCAGCTGTAATG ATCCACCAGGAAGTCAGGTGGCAGTACACTTTGAGAAGGAACCAGAAGAAACCAAAGTCCTGCTGGAGACCCAAAACAGAGACGGAAAACGGTACCTTGTTGTGGACTGTGGAG ATGAAACTATTGACTTCACTGTTCTTGACGTCCTGGAAGGAGGAACCTTGAAGAAGCTGCAGGAGGCCTCTAGAGAAGATCTGGGAGGACGAACTGTGGACAGAAAGTTCAAACAGTTCCTGAGAGAAATTTTCTCTGATGGAGTCTGGAAAGAATATGAACGAAACTTCTCCAGTGAGGTTCAGAAAATGATGTATGATTTTATCCGTCTCAAACAGGTGGATGAAGATGTTCAGATCAGCTGCTCAGATAACCTGAGAGAACAGGctcagaaaaagaaagagattGAAACGTTCTTTGTCTCGGTGGAAGGAGCTTCCTGGGATGAAGGAGTCATCAGAATCACCAGAGAGAAACTGAGATCTTTCTTTGATTACAGACTGCAGGGCATCACCAAGAGTCTCAGAGAAGAATTACAGAAAGTTCTCAACATTGGGTCTATTGTGTTAGTGGGGGGCTTTGCTGAGAGCCAGATACTACGTCAGCACATCACTGATCAGTTTGGACCTCAGTGTAAAGTTCTGTGTCCTCTTAGACCCCAGGAAGCCGTCCTGAAAGGAGCTGTAGAGCTGGGAAGAAACCCAAAGTTGGTGTCGTCTCAGAAAAAAGGTCCAGCTTGCTTGAATTGGTTTTCATGA
- the LOC124871646 gene encoding uncharacterized protein LOC124871646 isoform X1: MEATDRAKRLAADNEIFPAWAKVLLVLLVLLVLLAVSGGLLFHFRHYFMSVYKVEMDPGVESVLLPFKTTVRLPEGVIVTWRNSSGRMVYSNYKILNDSSESLSWSEEEELQHRLYRNRTKMKIKLKSGDFSLTLKNPTDRDTDIYTCTVYKRSSDEILTKKQVLLNVKAGADSFIIAIDFGSGYSGYAFNVRPREEGGGTQLKRWGEELGLDSPKTPTCFLLDKHKNFWKFGYEAKTAYNKMRREEAEKHSLFEDFKRRIRVSKVKISRSSSSLGPAVTSMNSPVFSG, from the exons atggaagcgACGGACAGAGCAAAGAGGTTAGCTGCAGATAACG AAATATTTCCAGCTTGGGCCAAAGttctcctggttctgctggttctGCTGGTTCTTCTTGCTGTTTCTGGAggccttttatttcatttcagacATTATTTCATGTCAG TCTACAAGGTGGAGATGGATCCAGGAGTGGAGTCTGTTCTGCTGCCCTTTAAAACTACAGTCCGTCTACCTGAAGGAGTCATAGTAACGTGGAGAAACAGCTCTGGTAGGATGGTCTACAGTAATTACAAGATCTTGAACGATTCCAGTGAATCCTTGAGCTGGTCTGAAGAAGAAGAGCTTCAACACAGGCTGTATAGAAACAGAACAAAGATGAAGATAAAACTAAAATCTGGAGACTTCAGTTTGACCCTGAAGAACCCCAcagacagagacacagacaTCTACACCTGCACCGTCTACAAGAGGAGCTCAGATGAAATCCTGACTAAGAAACAAGTGCTGCTCAATGTCAAAG CTGGAGCTGACTCTTTTATCATAGCCATAGACTTTGGTTCAGGATACAGTGGCTACGCCTTCAATGTCAGACCCAGAGAGGAAGGAGGTGGGACCCAGTTAAAGAGATGGGGTGAAGAACTGGGACTGGACTCCCCAAAGACTCCAACCTGCTTCCTGTTGGATAAACATAAAAACTTCTGGAAGTTTGGTTATGAAGCTAAAACAGCGTACAACAAGATGAGAAGAGAAGAAGCTGAGAAACATAGTTTATTTGAAGACTTCAAGAGGAGAATCAGAGTAAGTAAAGTAAAGATCAGCAGATCTTCTTCCTCCTTGGGTCCTGCTGTGACCTCTATGAACTCACCTGTCTTCTCAGGTTGA
- the LOC124871646 gene encoding uncharacterized protein LOC124871646 isoform X2 produces the protein MKQEIFPAWAKVLLVLLVLLVLLAVSGGLLFHFRHYFMSVYKVEMDPGVESVLLPFKTTVRLPEGVIVTWRNSSGRMVYSNYKILNDSSESLSWSEEEELQHRLYRNRTKMKIKLKSGDFSLTLKNPTDRDTDIYTCTVYKRSSDEILTKKQVLLNVKAGADSFIIAIDFGSGYSGYAFNVRPREEGGGTQLKRWGEELGLDSPKTPTCFLLDKHKNFWKFGYEAKTAYNKMRREEAEKHSLFEDFKRRIRVSKVKISRSSSSLGPAVTSMNSPVFSG, from the exons ATGAAACAAG AAATATTTCCAGCTTGGGCCAAAGttctcctggttctgctggttctGCTGGTTCTTCTTGCTGTTTCTGGAggccttttatttcatttcagacATTATTTCATGTCAG TCTACAAGGTGGAGATGGATCCAGGAGTGGAGTCTGTTCTGCTGCCCTTTAAAACTACAGTCCGTCTACCTGAAGGAGTCATAGTAACGTGGAGAAACAGCTCTGGTAGGATGGTCTACAGTAATTACAAGATCTTGAACGATTCCAGTGAATCCTTGAGCTGGTCTGAAGAAGAAGAGCTTCAACACAGGCTGTATAGAAACAGAACAAAGATGAAGATAAAACTAAAATCTGGAGACTTCAGTTTGACCCTGAAGAACCCCAcagacagagacacagacaTCTACACCTGCACCGTCTACAAGAGGAGCTCAGATGAAATCCTGACTAAGAAACAAGTGCTGCTCAATGTCAAAG CTGGAGCTGACTCTTTTATCATAGCCATAGACTTTGGTTCAGGATACAGTGGCTACGCCTTCAATGTCAGACCCAGAGAGGAAGGAGGTGGGACCCAGTTAAAGAGATGGGGTGAAGAACTGGGACTGGACTCCCCAAAGACTCCAACCTGCTTCCTGTTGGATAAACATAAAAACTTCTGGAAGTTTGGTTATGAAGCTAAAACAGCGTACAACAAGATGAGAAGAGAAGAAGCTGAGAAACATAGTTTATTTGAAGACTTCAAGAGGAGAATCAGAGTAAGTAAAGTAAAGATCAGCAGATCTTCTTCCTCCTTGGGTCCTGCTGTGACCTCTATGAACTCACCTGTCTTCTCAGGTTGA
- the LOC124871646 gene encoding uncharacterized protein LOC124871646 isoform X3, with translation MSVYKVEMDPGVESVLLPFKTTVRLPEGVIVTWRNSSGRMVYSNYKILNDSSESLSWSEEEELQHRLYRNRTKMKIKLKSGDFSLTLKNPTDRDTDIYTCTVYKRSSDEILTKKQVLLNVKAGADSFIIAIDFGSGYSGYAFNVRPREEGGGTQLKRWGEELGLDSPKTPTCFLLDKHKNFWKFGYEAKTAYNKMRREEAEKHSLFEDFKRRIRVSKVKISRSSSSLGPAVTSMNSPVFSG, from the exons ATGTCAG TCTACAAGGTGGAGATGGATCCAGGAGTGGAGTCTGTTCTGCTGCCCTTTAAAACTACAGTCCGTCTACCTGAAGGAGTCATAGTAACGTGGAGAAACAGCTCTGGTAGGATGGTCTACAGTAATTACAAGATCTTGAACGATTCCAGTGAATCCTTGAGCTGGTCTGAAGAAGAAGAGCTTCAACACAGGCTGTATAGAAACAGAACAAAGATGAAGATAAAACTAAAATCTGGAGACTTCAGTTTGACCCTGAAGAACCCCAcagacagagacacagacaTCTACACCTGCACCGTCTACAAGAGGAGCTCAGATGAAATCCTGACTAAGAAACAAGTGCTGCTCAATGTCAAAG CTGGAGCTGACTCTTTTATCATAGCCATAGACTTTGGTTCAGGATACAGTGGCTACGCCTTCAATGTCAGACCCAGAGAGGAAGGAGGTGGGACCCAGTTAAAGAGATGGGGTGAAGAACTGGGACTGGACTCCCCAAAGACTCCAACCTGCTTCCTGTTGGATAAACATAAAAACTTCTGGAAGTTTGGTTATGAAGCTAAAACAGCGTACAACAAGATGAGAAGAGAAGAAGCTGAGAAACATAGTTTATTTGAAGACTTCAAGAGGAGAATCAGAGTAAGTAAAGTAAAGATCAGCAGATCTTCTTCCTCCTTGGGTCCTGCTGTGACCTCTATGAACTCACCTGTCTTCTCAGGTTGA